A genomic region of Stenotrophomonas sp. NA06056 contains the following coding sequences:
- a CDS encoding Mpo1-like protein, with translation MQTTTQLARPIDRYFASYSDDHRNVVNQRIHVVAVPAILWSVVALLWCVPPLITWFQYGIWSAFAMFSAWCFYNKLSRPLGIGMLIQFFVFGCLCRLLEAEIGLHDLRWLAIGVFVVAWIAQFIGHKFEGRKPSFLTDLTYLLIGPAWVMAKAYRKLDWRY, from the coding sequence ATGCAGACCACCACCCAGCTTGCGCGTCCGATCGACCGCTATTTCGCCAGCTACTCCGACGATCACCGCAATGTGGTCAACCAGCGCATCCACGTGGTGGCGGTACCGGCCATCCTGTGGTCGGTGGTGGCCCTGCTGTGGTGCGTGCCGCCGCTGATCACCTGGTTCCAGTACGGCATCTGGTCGGCGTTCGCGATGTTCAGCGCCTGGTGTTTCTACAACAAGCTGTCGCGCCCGCTGGGCATCGGCATGCTCATCCAGTTCTTCGTGTTCGGCTGCCTGTGCCGGCTGCTGGAAGCGGAAATCGGCCTGCACGATCTGCGCTGGCTGGCGATCGGCGTGTTCGTGGTGGCCTGGATCGCGCAGTTCATTGGCCACAAGTTCGAGGGCCGCAAGCCGAGCTTCCTGACCGACCTGACCTACCTGCTGATCGGCCCGGCCTGGGTGATGGCCAAGGCCTATCGCAAGCTCGACTGGCGCTACTGA
- a CDS encoding phosphoribosylaminoimidazolesuccinocarboxamide synthase, with product MPTTLLQSDLPGLPLRHRGKVRDVFDIPRERLPAGTPPGDYLLMVATDRLSAFDVVLPDPIPGKGEMLCQVSNFWFAKTAHLMPNHLTGIDVASVLPEGVDAALYAKRAVVTRKLKPVPVEAIARGYLIGSGWKDYQRTGKVSGIDLPDGLRQAEQLPEPIFTPSTKAAVGDHDENIDFDAMVKTVGAEMAERVRDATLRIYKFAADYARERGIILADTKFEFGTDADGRLYIMDEMLTPDSSRYWPADEYEVGTSPPSYDKQFVRDYLETLDWGKTAPGPTIPAEIIERTRAKYAEALQRLAGISVD from the coding sequence GTGCCAACCACGCTGTTGCAATCCGATCTCCCCGGCCTGCCCTTGCGCCACCGCGGCAAGGTGCGTGATGTGTTCGATATCCCGCGCGAGCGGCTGCCGGCCGGTACCCCACCGGGGGACTACCTCTTGATGGTCGCCACCGACCGCCTGTCGGCGTTCGACGTGGTCCTGCCCGACCCGATTCCGGGCAAGGGCGAGATGCTCTGCCAGGTGTCCAACTTCTGGTTCGCAAAGACCGCGCACCTGATGCCCAACCACCTGACCGGCATCGATGTGGCCAGCGTGTTGCCCGAAGGCGTGGACGCGGCCCTGTACGCCAAGCGCGCGGTGGTTACCCGCAAGCTGAAGCCGGTACCGGTGGAAGCGATCGCTCGCGGCTACCTGATCGGTAGCGGCTGGAAGGACTACCAGCGCACCGGCAAGGTCAGCGGTATCGACCTGCCCGACGGCCTGCGCCAGGCCGAGCAGCTGCCCGAGCCGATCTTCACGCCCTCGACCAAGGCCGCCGTTGGCGACCATGACGAGAACATCGACTTCGACGCGATGGTGAAGACGGTCGGTGCGGAAATGGCCGAGCGCGTGCGCGACGCCACGCTGCGCATCTACAAGTTCGCCGCCGATTACGCGCGCGAGCGCGGCATCATCCTGGCCGACACCAAGTTCGAGTTCGGTACCGACGCCGACGGTCGCCTGTACATCATGGACGAGATGCTGACGCCGGATTCCTCGCGTTACTGGCCGGCCGACGAGTACGAAGTGGGCACCAGCCCGCCGAGCTACGACAAGCAGTTCGTGCGCGATTACCTGGAGACGCTGGACTGGGGCAAGACCGCCCCGGGCCCGACCATTCCGGCCGAGATCATCGAGCGCACCCGCGCCAAGTACGCCGAGGCGCTGCAGCGCCTGGCCGGAATCAGCGTCGATTGA